CAGCCGCATGAAGTCCTCCGCCAAGCGGGGGCATCCTGCGATGGGCCGGGCTCGCAGCAGCGCCTGCCGCTCCCAGACTTCGCCCCAGCGGCGGTAGTACTCCCCGTAGGAGTCCAGTGAGCGGGACAGCGGACCCTGCTTGCCCTCTGGACGAAGGTCGGCGTCGATCTGCAGGGGGCTCTCCCCCTTCACCGCCGGCCTCACCGGGGCGGACAGCAGCTCCCGGAGACGCTGGGTGAGCTTCTGCGCCTGCCCTGCAGCCTCCGAGGGCTCCACGCCCTCCTTGGCACGGTGGACGAACAGGGCGTCCATATCGGAGCCGTAGCCGATCTCCCGGCCGCCCTGACGTCCCATGGCCGTGACCAGGAAGTCGATCCGCTGCTCGTCCTGTCCGTAGACCTCCTGCTCCGCCACGCGCAGCGCACCGAGGGTCACGAGCCGGTCCGCCTCAGCCAGGGCTCGTCCCACCTCCTCGACGGTGAGAAGCCCGACGGCGTCGGCGATCGCCGTGCGCAGCACCTCCCGCTGGCGGATGAGCCGCACCAGTCGGACACCGGCGGTGGGGCCGGCGTCGTCCCGTTGGGTGTGGCGGGACAGGGAGTTCTGCGCCTCCGTCCAGAGCGAGTCGAAGCTGCGCGGGGCGAGCTGCTCGTCATCGCCGAGCCATTTGGCGGCCTCCGGGGAGTGCTCGAGGAGGTCGGAGATGAACCGGGACCCGGAGAGGATTCCGGCAAGGCGCTCGGCAGCGACTGAGGAGTCGCGCAGCATCGTCATGTACCAGGGGCTGCTGCCCAAGGAGTCGGAGAGCCGCCGGAAGGCGAGCAGTCCGGCGTCGGGGTCCACGCCTTCGGCCAGCCACCCGAGCATGGCCGGCAGCACGCGCCGCTGCAGCATGGCTCGGCGGCTGAGCCCTGATGTGAGCGCCTCGATGTGCCGAACCGCGCCGCGGGTGTCTGTGTAGCCCAGTGCCGCCAGGCGTGCTTCGGCGGCCTGCGGGGAGAGCCGGACATCGTCGTCGGCGAGGGCCGCTGTGGTGGAGAGCAGGGGGCGGTAGAAGATCCGCTCGTGGAAGCCGGCCACCCGGCGGGCGATGCCGCGCCACTCTTCGAGCAGCTCCTCGGGCGCGCGCCGGCGTGTTTCCTGCGGGCCCCTCACCGCGTGGGCGAGGGCGCGCAGCTCGGCGTCCCTCTGCGGCATCAGGTGGGTCCGCCGCATGTTGGACATCTGGATGCGGTGCTCATAGAGGCGCAGCCGCCGGTAGGCGGAAGACATCTCCGCGGCGTCTTGGCTTGAGACGTATTCGCCGGACTGCAGCGCTGCGATCGCTGAGATGGTGTCTCGCACGCGCAGGGACTCGTCCACCCGGCCGTGGACGAGCTGCAGCAGCTGGACGGTGAATTCGATGTCACGCAGCCCGCCCCTGCCGAGCTTGAGCTCCCGGGCGGCGCGCTCCGTGGGGATGTTGTCGAAGACTCGTCGGCGCATCGCCTGGACATTCTCGACAAAATTCTCCCGGGCGGAGGCTTCCCAGACCAGGGGCCAGATCGCCTCCATGTACTCCTGGGCGAGCTCGGAGGCTCCGGCGATGGGCCGGGCCTTGAGAAGAGCCTGGTACTCCCAGCCGTGGGCCCAGCGGGCGTAGTACTCCCGATGGGAGTCCAGGGTCCGTGAGAGGGGGCCGTCCTTGCCCTCGGGCCGCAGGTTGGCGTCGACCTCCCAGAGGGCAGGCTCGCCGGTGTGGGCGCCGATGATTTTGGTGATGCCTGAGGCGAGCTCGGCGGCGAGGGTCTGGGCGACGTCGTGGTCGATGTGCTCGGGAGCCCGGTGGACGAAGATCACGTCCACATCGGAGATGTAGTTCAGCTCCCGGGCCCCGCATTTGCCCATGCCGATCACCGCGAGGTCGATCTCGGCGACCTCGGGGCGCCGTTGGGCGAGCTCTGCACGTGTGATCTCGAGGGCGACGTCGATCGCGGCTCCGGCGAGATCGGCGAGCTGGCGGGCGGCCCGAGGCTGGTATCCCGCAGGGTCCTGGGAACAGAGGTCCCGCAGTGCGAGGCAGGTCAGCTGCCGGCGGTAGGCGATGCGGAGGGCTGTTCCGGGCTGCTCGGCGGTGCGGGCGACGGCCAGCGCCGCATGCAGCTGCTCGGCGGTGGGATCCTCCGGCTCCTCCCCCTGCGGCGCAGACAGGCGCTCATCGGTCAGGAGATCGACCTGCTCCGGGTGGCGGATCAGGAACTCGCTGAGCGCCTGGGAGCCCCCCAGCAGGCGGATCAGCGGGAGCGCGGCATCACCATCCTCCTCGAACAGGCCCAGGATCTCGGGAGCCCGCTCGGCGAGACGGATGAGCAGCAGCAGGGCCTGGTCCGGGTTGGGTGCGTGCCGCATCAGACGCACCAGGCGGGCAGCATCCAGGCTTGCCAGTTCGCTGTCGCCCAGGAAGCCTTTGGCACGGGCAGTGTCCTGGAAGCCGGCGGCGATCAGCTCACGTGCGGAAAACTCCTGCATACCAGCGGGCGGCTCCGTGGACCGATGCTCAGACGACGCCGAGGTAGCTGGTGACTTCGAAGGGTGAGACGTTGACCCGGTAAGCGTCCCATTCCTGTCGCTTGTTGCGCAGGAACATCTCGAACAGCTGCTCGCCGAGGATCTCGGCCACCAGCTCAGACTCCTCCATCTGCCGCAGCGCCTCGTGCAGGGTTCCCGGAAGCGGCTTGATCCCCACGGCCTTGCGCTCGGAAGAGGTGAGCGACCAGACGTCCTCGCTGGTGGGGTCCGGCAGGTCATAGCCTTCGCGGATGCCCTTCAGGCCGGCGCCGATCACCGCGGCGTAGGCGAGGTACGGGTTGGCTGCTGTGTCGATGCCGCGGAACTCCACTCGGGCGGAGCCCCCCTTGTTCGGCTTGTACAGCGGCACACGCACCAGCGCGGAACGGTTGTTGTGGCCCCAGGAGACGTGGCTCGGCGCCTCTCCGCCGCCCCAGAGGCGCTTATAGGAGTTCACGAACTGGTTGGTCACCGCGGTGATCTCCGGGGCGTGGGTCAGCACCCCGGCGATGAACTGGCGCGCGGTGGCCGAGAGATTGAACTCGGTGTTGGGGGCGTAGAACGCGTTGGTGTCACCCTCGAAGAGGCTGAAGTGGGTGTGCATGGCCGACCCCGGGTGCTCGCTGAAGGGCTTGGGCATGAAGGTGGCGTACTTGCCGTGCTGCAGGGCCACCTCTTTGACGATGGTGCGGAAGGTCATCATGTTGTCCGCCATGGTGAGCGCGTCCGCGTACCGCAGGTCGATCTCGTTCTGCCCTGGGCCGACCTCGTTGTGGCTGAACTCCACGGAGATCCCCACGGCCTCGAGCATGTTCACGGTGTGGCGGCGCAGATCCTGGGAGACCGAGCCGGTCAGGTGGTCGAAGTAGCCGGCGTGGTCAGCCGGGTGCAGGTAGCCGTCAGCGTCCGGGCGGTCGGAGTCCAGCAGGTAGAACTCCACCTCAGGGTGGGTGTAGCAGGTGAAGCCCATCTCTCCGGCTGCGTCCAGCTGGCGGCGCAGCACATGGCGGGGATCGCCGGCAGCCGGTTCCTCATCCGGGCTGAGGACGTCGCAGAACATGCGGGCGGTGGGCTCCTCCTCGCCGCGCCACGGCAGGATCTGGAAGCTGGAGGGATCCGGCTTCAGCAGCATGTCCGACTCGGAGATGCGGGAGAGGCCCTCGATGGAGGAGCCGTCGAAGCCGAGCCCCTCGTTGAAGGCGCCCTCCACCTCAGCGGGGGCCAGAGCCACCGACTTCAGCGAGCCGACCACGTCGGTGAACCAGAGGCGCACGAACCGAACGTCGCGCTCCTCGATGGTGCGCAGTACAAACTCCTGCTGGCGGTCCATTGGCTCCTGCCTCCCTGCTGGTGTTTCTTGCTGACGGGCGTCACTCTACCCAACGGGGCAGACACAGTACTGTTACACCTATGACTGCCGAATCGCCGTCGCACTCCGAGAAGAACCCATACGGCTCCTCCGCCGGACAGAGCGGCCCGGAGAGGATCGCACCGGGCCGCATCCGCACCCACCACATGGCACAGTTCAAGGAGGCCGGGCAGCGATTCACCATGCTGACCGCCTACGACGCCAGCATCGCCGGCGTCTTCGAGGAGGCGGGCGTCGAGCTGCTGCTGGTGGGCGACTCTGCCGCGAACGTGATGATGAAGTCAGGCACCACCCTGCCCATCACCGTGGACGAGATGCTGGTGTTCGCCCGCTCGGTGGTCAATGGGGTCAGCCGTCCGCTGGTGGTGGCGGACCTTCCATTCGGCTCCTACGAGGCTTCCCCGCAGCAGGCCCTGGGCACCGCCGTGCGGTTCATGAAGGAGGCCGGCGTCCAGGCCGTGAAGATCGAGGGCGGCTCGGAGAGGGCCGAGACCATCCGCACGCTCGTGGGCGCGGGCATCCCGGTGATGGGGCATGTCGGATTCACCCCGCAGGCGGAGCACGCACTGGGCGGCTACCGGGTCCAGGGCAGGGGCGACGCCGGGCAGAAAGTGATCGACGACGCCGTCTCGGTGGAGGAGGCAGGAGCCTTCGCCGTGGTCATGGAGATGGTGCCCGCGGCTGTGGCCGCTGAGGCGGACGAGAAGCTGAGTATTCCTACGATCGGCATCGGAGCGGGGAACGTCACCACGGGCCAGGTGCTCGTGTGGCAGGACATGCTCGGGCTCAACGCCGGGCGGGTGCCCAGGTTCGTGAAGCAGTACACGGATCTGCGCAGCGTCATCGCCGACGCCGTCGGCCAGTATCGCGCCGAGGTCGAATCAGGCGAGTTCCCCGCCGAGGAGCATTCCTTCTGATCTCAGGCTGAAGCCGGGCTCACTGTTGGTGGGGCGGGCTGCCGTCGTCGTCCTCGCGCTCCTGGGCGAGCAGCTCGTCGTACTCATCTGAGCGCTGCCGGGCCCGCTCCAACGCCTGCTGCGCCTCAGCGCGGGTGGCGTAGGGACCCATGAGGTGCTTCCAGCTGGACTTGCGACCCTCTTCCACCTCACCAGTGGTGACGTTGTACCAGTATTCGCCCATAGCCTCAGGATACGCTCGTGGGCCTCTGCTGGATAGGTCCGGCGGGCCGCTGAGCAGATAGGCTGGGGGCATGTCTTCTGCTGGTTCCACTGCCCCCGTCGGCACGCTCACCAAGGGGACGGTCTCCCCTGAGCGGCCGGTGCCCGCGCACATCGAACGCCCCGAGTATGTGGGCAGGCCGGCCCCGGAGAAGTACACGGGCCAGGACGTGTTCGACGCCGCCATGGTGGGAAGGATCCGCCGGGCTGGCCAGCTGGCCGCAGACGCCATGGTTGCCACCGGCCGCCTGATCACACCCGGCGTGACCACGGACGAACTGGACGCCTTCGCCCATGACTATCTGGTCGAGCGGGGCGCCTATCCCTCCTGCCTGGGATACCGCGGGTTCCCGAAGTCCATCTGCACCTCGGTGAACGAGGTGGTCTGCCATGGCATCCCGGACTCCACGGTCCTGGCCGACGGCGACATCGTGAACCTGGACATCACCGCCTACATTGACGGGGTCCACGGGGATCACAACGTGACCTTCCTGGTCGGAGACGTGGATGAGGACTCCCGTCTGCTGGTGGAGCGCTCCCACGAGGCCATGATGCGCGGCATCAGAGCCATCAGGCCGGGACGTCCCATCAACGTGATCGGCCGGGCGATCGAGGTCTACGCCCGCCGGTTCGGGTACGGATCAGTGCATGAGTTCATCGGCCACGGGGTGGGCCCGGCGTTCCATACCGGCCTCGTCATCCCCCACTATGACGCCGCCCCGGACTACTCCCAGCCCCTGGAGCCGGGCATGGTGTTCACCGTGGAGCCGATGATCACCCTGGGCACCCGCCAGTTCGAGCTCTGGGAAGACGATTGGACGGCTGTGACCCGGGACCGGATGCGGACCGCTCAGTTCGAGCACACCCTTGTGGTCACTGAGGACGGCGCGGAGATCCTGACCCTGCCCAACGAGGAAGCCTGAGGAGAGGGACTATGACCTCCGCCGCCGTCAATCGTCCTGCTGATGGGGCGCCTGCCTCTGAGGCTCTGGGACCGGCCAGCGCCGTCCTGCCGGAGCTGCCGCGCTACGCGATCGGCGTGGATGTCGGAGGCACCGGCATCAAGGGCGGCGTGGTCGATCTGAAGGCGGGCGATCTGGTGAGCGACCGGGTCCGTTTCGACACTCCGCAGCCGGCCACCCCGGAGGCTGTTCGGGACACGGTGGAGAAAGTCCTGGATGAGCTGGTGGCCCACCCTGACTGTCCTGCGGAGAAGCAGCTGGCGGTAGGGGTCACCTTCCCGGCGATCGTGATTGACAACGTGGTGCTCTCCGCGGCGAATATTGATAAGTCCTGGATTGAGTGCGATGCCGGTGAGCTGATGGGTGAGCTGCCGGGCCGCACCGCCTGTCTCAACGATGCTGATGCCGCTGGGCTGGCGGAGGCCCGCTACGGCGCCGGCGACGGCAAGAGCGGGACGATCATGATGGTCACCCTGGGCACTGGGGTGGGGTCGGCCCTGGTCCACGATGGCGTGCTGGTTCCGAATTCTGAGCTGGGCCATGTGGAGTTTGAGGGCGTAGTCGCCGAGACAAAGGTCTCGGCGCGTGCCCGGGAACGTGCGAAGCAGCCGTGGGACGAGTACGGGGAGACGCTGCGTCGGTACCTGGCCCACCTGTGGCGGATCCAGCCGGTGTCCCAGTTCATCATCGGCGGCGGAATCTCCACCCGTGCGCATGATTTCCTGCCGCAGGTGACGGGGCTGCGCGCTGAGGTGTCGGTGGCGAAGTTCCAGAAGAACGCCGGGATCGTGGGCGCTGCGCTGTTCGCCGCGGAGCAGGCTCAGGTCGCCGCGCTTCGCAGCTGAGCTGAGCTATACTTGATGGTCGCGCGTTCAGCGTGCTTGCGCCGATAGCTCAGTTGGTTAGAGCACTGCGTTTACACCGCAGGTGTCGGGGGTTCGAGTCCCTCTCGGCGCACCGGAATATCGTTGATATGACAAGCATGCAGGGTCACGGCTCAACGAATCCCCCCAAGAATCTCGGAAATCCCCCCAAGGCCGGGATAGAGTGGCCGGATGGCAACCATCGAGCGGCGGCAGGGTAAGCGCGGAATCTCTTTCAGGGTTGAGTGGCGGCATGACGGTCAACGCCACCGGCTCTCGTACGACAACGAGCAGGATGCCCTGGATTGGAAGCGCGTCATCGAGGCTGCCAGAGGGGACACCAAGCAAGCGGATCGCGCGCTCCTCAATGAGTCCTCCAAGGCGCCGAAGCTCTCGGAGGTCGCCGCGGAGCACATTGAGCGCCTGATCGATGTCACCCCGTACACCCGGACCAAGTACAAGACGCACCTGGAGCAGCACCTCACTCGCCTGGATCTGCCGATCGACCAGATCACCGCCGACGACATCGCCCGGTGGGTCTCCTGGATGTCGAACGAGGCGCCGGTCCGCGGCGCGAAGAAGTCCGGCTACTCCCCCAAGACGATCAAGAATGCCCACGGCTTCTTGTCGTCGGTGATGGCCTACGCGGTACGGCGAGGACTGCGGGGTGATAACCCGGCCATGGGTACGCGCCTGCCGAAGCTCACGCCTGGGGATGAACGGGACAAATTCTTGACCGTCGAAGAGTTCAGCGCGGTCCTGCACCATGTGGAGCCCCAGTTTCAGCCCTACGCACTCTTCCTCTTCAACACCGGGCTGCGCGCCGGGGAGCTCCTCGCGCTCACACCGGAAGACTTCACCGTGGCGGACGGCATCACGTACGTGAGCATCACCAAAGCCATGAAACGCGACGCCACTGGGCCGGGCACCCATGTAGGAGAACCAAAGACCCCGCGAGCCCGGCGCCGCATCGACGTGGACGCCGTCACGATGGAGGCAGTGTGGCCGCTGGTGCGATCTGCCGGCCATGGGTCTCCCGTCTTCGCGGTGGACACCGTGCAGGAGTCCACCGTGCTCGCACGCCGGATGTGGACCCCGGCCGTGAAGCGCGCGCGAAAGGCTGGCTTCACGAAAACGCCCGGCCTGCACTCCCTGCGACACTCCCACGCCTCGCATCTACTGGCGCTGGGGATGCCGATGCACGAGGTATCCCGACGCCTGGGCCACGAGTCCACGGCCACGACGGACAAGATCTACGCGCACATGGTGCCCGCCCGTCAGGGTGCCGCTTCGGAGCTCCTGTCCCGCTCCCCCGTCACCCTTCCTGCCGCAACTCCCCCAGTGCAAGTACTGGAGAGATAAGTTCCCCGCCGTTGGAGGACCTACAGAAGGCGGCGTAACAGTCCCGCCGCAGCGCGCGCGACGGATAGATTGGCGAGGGCGAGCACCGCATCCGTTGCACCGATTGATGAGGGGATACCTGCCCGATGAGAAGGCACTTTGCCCTGCTGAGCGCCTCCGCCCTGCTGCTGGCCGGCTGCGGAACTGACGACACCTCACCGGAGACAGCCACCGCCGGAGAAGACCCGTTCGAGGACATTCCCGACGACGCCCCCATTCACGATATGGACGACGACGACATCTACCGGCACATGTTCGACTGCGACGACGACCTGAGCACTGAGGAGTGCATGGAGCGGCACGAGGCAGAGGTCGAGGAGCAGTTTGACGAGGCAGAGTTTGAGCTCTGCGCGGATCACATCGCTGAGTACGAGGAACAAGGCATGTCCTGGGCGTCCTGCCATTCGGCGCGGATG
The sequence above is drawn from the Nesterenkonia populi genome and encodes:
- a CDS encoding tyrosine-type recombinase/integrase, with amino-acid sequence MATIERRQGKRGISFRVEWRHDGQRHRLSYDNEQDALDWKRVIEAARGDTKQADRALLNESSKAPKLSEVAAEHIERLIDVTPYTRTKYKTHLEQHLTRLDLPIDQITADDIARWVSWMSNEAPVRGAKKSGYSPKTIKNAHGFLSSVMAYAVRRGLRGDNPAMGTRLPKLTPGDERDKFLTVEEFSAVLHHVEPQFQPYALFLFNTGLRAGELLALTPEDFTVADGITYVSITKAMKRDATGPGTHVGEPKTPRARRRIDVDAVTMEAVWPLVRSAGHGSPVFAVDTVQESTVLARRMWTPAVKRARKAGFTKTPGLHSLRHSHASHLLALGMPMHEVSRRLGHESTATTDKIYAHMVPARQGAASELLSRSPVTLPAATPPVQVLER
- a CDS encoding bifunctional [glutamine synthetase] adenylyltransferase/[glutamine synthetase]-adenylyl-L-tyrosine phosphorylase, translated to MQEFSARELIAAGFQDTARAKGFLGDSELASLDAARLVRLMRHAPNPDQALLLLIRLAERAPEILGLFEEDGDAALPLIRLLGGSQALSEFLIRHPEQVDLLTDERLSAPQGEEPEDPTAEQLHAALAVARTAEQPGTALRIAYRRQLTCLALRDLCSQDPAGYQPRAARQLADLAGAAIDVALEITRAELAQRRPEVAEIDLAVIGMGKCGARELNYISDVDVIFVHRAPEHIDHDVAQTLAAELASGITKIIGAHTGEPALWEVDANLRPEGKDGPLSRTLDSHREYYARWAHGWEYQALLKARPIAGASELAQEYMEAIWPLVWEASARENFVENVQAMRRRVFDNIPTERAARELKLGRGGLRDIEFTVQLLQLVHGRVDESLRVRDTISAIAALQSGEYVSSQDAAEMSSAYRRLRLYEHRIQMSNMRRTHLMPQRDAELRALAHAVRGPQETRRRAPEELLEEWRGIARRVAGFHERIFYRPLLSTTAALADDDVRLSPQAAEARLAALGYTDTRGAVRHIEALTSGLSRRAMLQRRVLPAMLGWLAEGVDPDAGLLAFRRLSDSLGSSPWYMTMLRDSSVAAERLAGILSGSRFISDLLEHSPEAAKWLGDDEQLAPRSFDSLWTEAQNSLSRHTQRDDAGPTAGVRLVRLIRQREVLRTAIADAVGLLTVEEVGRALAEADRLVTLGALRVAEQEVYGQDEQRIDFLVTAMGRQGGREIGYGSDMDALFVHRAKEGVEPSEAAGQAQKLTQRLRELLSAPVRPAVKGESPLQIDADLRPEGKQGPLSRSLDSYGEYYRRWGEVWERQALLRARPIAGCPRLAEDFMRLVDEVRYGSAPTDSQVREIRRIKARVEAERLPRGADPKRHVKLGRGGLSDVEWLVQLMQLQHAHERPKLRTASTLDGLNALVDDQLLGPHEANTLAEAWKLCTRVRSGNKVWGARSIDVLPDSRRDLEAVSRWCGFGASRAGEFEEHYLRTTRRARSVFERLFYDAD
- the glnA gene encoding type I glutamate--ammonia ligase encodes the protein MDRQQEFVLRTIEERDVRFVRLWFTDVVGSLKSVALAPAEVEGAFNEGLGFDGSSIEGLSRISESDMLLKPDPSSFQILPWRGEEEPTARMFCDVLSPDEEPAAGDPRHVLRRQLDAAGEMGFTCYTHPEVEFYLLDSDRPDADGYLHPADHAGYFDHLTGSVSQDLRRHTVNMLEAVGISVEFSHNEVGPGQNEIDLRYADALTMADNMMTFRTIVKEVALQHGKYATFMPKPFSEHPGSAMHTHFSLFEGDTNAFYAPNTEFNLSATARQFIAGVLTHAPEITAVTNQFVNSYKRLWGGGEAPSHVSWGHNNRSALVRVPLYKPNKGGSARVEFRGIDTAANPYLAYAAVIGAGLKGIREGYDLPDPTSEDVWSLTSSERKAVGIKPLPGTLHEALRQMEESELVAEILGEQLFEMFLRNKRQEWDAYRVNVSPFEVTSYLGVV
- the ppgK gene encoding polyphosphate--glucose phosphotransferase; the protein is MTSAAVNRPADGAPASEALGPASAVLPELPRYAIGVDVGGTGIKGGVVDLKAGDLVSDRVRFDTPQPATPEAVRDTVEKVLDELVAHPDCPAEKQLAVGVTFPAIVIDNVVLSAANIDKSWIECDAGELMGELPGRTACLNDADAAGLAEARYGAGDGKSGTIMMVTLGTGVGSALVHDGVLVPNSELGHVEFEGVVAETKVSARARERAKQPWDEYGETLRRYLAHLWRIQPVSQFIIGGGISTRAHDFLPQVTGLRAEVSVAKFQKNAGIVGAALFAAEQAQVAALRS
- the map gene encoding type I methionyl aminopeptidase gives rise to the protein MSSAGSTAPVGTLTKGTVSPERPVPAHIERPEYVGRPAPEKYTGQDVFDAAMVGRIRRAGQLAADAMVATGRLITPGVTTDELDAFAHDYLVERGAYPSCLGYRGFPKSICTSVNEVVCHGIPDSTVLADGDIVNLDITAYIDGVHGDHNVTFLVGDVDEDSRLLVERSHEAMMRGIRAIRPGRPINVIGRAIEVYARRFGYGSVHEFIGHGVGPAFHTGLVIPHYDAAPDYSQPLEPGMVFTVEPMITLGTRQFELWEDDWTAVTRDRMRTAQFEHTLVVTEDGAEILTLPNEEA
- the panB gene encoding 3-methyl-2-oxobutanoate hydroxymethyltransferase, whose translation is MTAESPSHSEKNPYGSSAGQSGPERIAPGRIRTHHMAQFKEAGQRFTMLTAYDASIAGVFEEAGVELLLVGDSAANVMMKSGTTLPITVDEMLVFARSVVNGVSRPLVVADLPFGSYEASPQQALGTAVRFMKEAGVQAVKIEGGSERAETIRTLVGAGIPVMGHVGFTPQAEHALGGYRVQGRGDAGQKVIDDAVSVEEAGAFAVVMEMVPAAVAAEADEKLSIPTIGIGAGNVTTGQVLVWQDMLGLNAGRVPRFVKQYTDLRSVIADAVGQYRAEVESGEFPAEEHSF
- a CDS encoding SPOR domain-containing protein → MGEYWYNVTTGEVEEGRKSSWKHLMGPYATRAEAQQALERARQRSDEYDELLAQEREDDDGSPPHQQ